A genomic stretch from Hemicordylus capensis ecotype Gifberg chromosome 1, rHemCap1.1.pri, whole genome shotgun sequence includes:
- the GPR68 gene encoding ovarian cancer G-protein coupled receptor 1 isoform X1, giving the protein MQKMEILSDNDTVNCTINHNIHQTLSPVIYILVFVVGLPANCLSLYYGYLQVKVKNELGIYLCNLTIADLLYIFSLPFWLQYVLQHDNWTYNELLCKICGFLLYENIYISVGFLCCISIDRYLAVVHPFHFHQCRTMKAAMVVSIVIWTKEILTCCFAFTHGEFSRDLESHVVCFEHYPIENWENNINYYRFIAGFLFPFSLLFFSYYGILRVVRKSHGTQKKKKIQIKRLVSSTIIIFLVCFGPYHVLLLIRSIFENSCEFAARIFNVYHISLLLTTFNCVADPVLYCFSSENTYQDFAKIGDTCLKCLRCVQIETKESYQLNTPESVRKKRTRFELNPELNKLNAVIEMEESSANTFPKGRVI; this is encoded by the coding sequence ATGCAGAAGATGGAGATTCTTTCAGACAATGATACTGTGAATTGCACCATTAATCACAACATACATCAGACGTTATCACCGGTGATATACATACTTGTCTTTGTAGTAGGACTTCCAGCCAACTGCCTCTCACTGTACTATGGATATCTGCAAGTTAAAGTCAAGAATGAACTGGGAATATACCTTTGCAATTTGACCATAGCAGACCTGTTATACATATTTTCCCTGCCCTTTTGGCTCCAGTATGTTTTACAGCATGACAACTGGACATATAATGAACTCCTGTGCAAAATCTGTGGCTTTCTCCTGTATGAAAATATTTACATCAGTGTGGGTTTCCTCTGCTGTATCTCGATTGACCGTTACTTAGCTGTGGTGCACCCTTTTCACTTCCATCAGTGTCGCACAATGAAGGCTGCTATGGTGGTGAGCATTGTCATCTGGACCAAGGAAATTCTGACATGCTGCTTTGCTTTTACACATGGTGAATTCAGCAGAGACTTGGAGAGCCATGTGGTGTGCTTTGAGCACTATCCCATCGAAAATTGGGAGAACAACATCAATTATTATCGTTTCATTGCTGGATTCCTATTCCCATTTTCTCTGCTTTTTTTTTCGTACTATGGCATATTGCGGGTAGTCCGCAAAAGCCACGgtacacagaagaagaaaaagattcaAATCAAACGTCTGGTTTCTAGCACAATTATTATTTTCTTGGTGTGCTTTGGGCCATACCATGTACTGTTATTGATCCGCAGCATCTTTGAGAACAGCTGTGAATTTGCTGCCAGAATCTTTAACGTCTATCATATTTCTCTCTTGTTGACCACTTTTAACTGTGTTGCAGACCCAGTATTGTATTGCTTTTCCAGTGAGAACACCTACCAGGACTTTGCCAAAATAGGGGACACCTGTTTGAAGTGTCTAAGATGTGTACAGATAGAAACCAAGGAATCTTATCAGCTGAATACTCCAGAAAGTGTAAGAAAAAAGAGAACACGATTTGAGCTGAACCCAGAGTTAAATAAACTAAATGCTGTTATTGAAATGGAGGAATCATCAGCCAATACTTTTCCAAAAGGAAGAGTGATCTAA
- the GPR68 gene encoding ovarian cancer G-protein coupled receptor 1 isoform X2, which translates to MQKMEILSDNDTVNCTINHNIHQTLSPVIYILVFVVGLPANCLSLYYGYLQVKVKNELGIYLCNLTIADLLYIFSLPFWLQYVLQHDNWTYNELLCKICGFLLYENIYISVGFLCCISIDRYLAVVHPFHFHQCRTMKAAMVVSIVIWTKEILTCCFAFTHGEFSRDLESHVVCFEHYPIENWENNINYYRFIAGFLFPFSLLFFSYYGILRVVRKSHGTQKKKKIQIKRLVSSTIIIFLVCFGPYHVLLLIRSIFENSCEFAARIFNVYHISLLLTTFNCVADPVLYCFSSENTYQDFAKIGDTCLKCLRCVQIETKESYQLNTPESVMGQHSLHAKVFKTHFIVSCSPGHDNNDVIHIYMV; encoded by the exons ATGCAGAAGATGGAGATTCTTTCAGACAATGATACTGTGAATTGCACCATTAATCACAACATACATCAGACGTTATCACCGGTGATATACATACTTGTCTTTGTAGTAGGACTTCCAGCCAACTGCCTCTCACTGTACTATGGATATCTGCAAGTTAAAGTCAAGAATGAACTGGGAATATACCTTTGCAATTTGACCATAGCAGACCTGTTATACATATTTTCCCTGCCCTTTTGGCTCCAGTATGTTTTACAGCATGACAACTGGACATATAATGAACTCCTGTGCAAAATCTGTGGCTTTCTCCTGTATGAAAATATTTACATCAGTGTGGGTTTCCTCTGCTGTATCTCGATTGACCGTTACTTAGCTGTGGTGCACCCTTTTCACTTCCATCAGTGTCGCACAATGAAGGCTGCTATGGTGGTGAGCATTGTCATCTGGACCAAGGAAATTCTGACATGCTGCTTTGCTTTTACACATGGTGAATTCAGCAGAGACTTGGAGAGCCATGTGGTGTGCTTTGAGCACTATCCCATCGAAAATTGGGAGAACAACATCAATTATTATCGTTTCATTGCTGGATTCCTATTCCCATTTTCTCTGCTTTTTTTTTCGTACTATGGCATATTGCGGGTAGTCCGCAAAAGCCACGgtacacagaagaagaaaaagattcaAATCAAACGTCTGGTTTCTAGCACAATTATTATTTTCTTGGTGTGCTTTGGGCCATACCATGTACTGTTATTGATCCGCAGCATCTTTGAGAACAGCTGTGAATTTGCTGCCAGAATCTTTAACGTCTATCATATTTCTCTCTTGTTGACCACTTTTAACTGTGTTGCAGACCCAGTATTGTATTGCTTTTCCAGTGAGAACACCTACCAGGACTTTGCCAAAATAGGGGACACCTGTTTGAAGTGTCTAAGATGTGTACAGATAGAAACCAAGGAATCTTATCAGCTGAATACTCCAGAAAGT GTCATGGGCCAACATTCTCTGCATGCAAAAGtgtttaaaacacattttattgTCAGCTGCTCCCCTGGCCATGACAACAATGATGTAATACACATATACATGGTTTAA